The genomic interval GAAGTATTCCTAACCGGCTTTGGCGGCTTCGACCATGACCATAGCTTACATTCCGTAATTGCCGGCCCGGATGGCAACTGGTATTTCAATACTGGTAATGCCGGTCCGCATCTGGTGACCGACAAAGCAGGATGGAACCTACGGTCCGGAAGTATTTATACTGGGGGCACACCTTATAATACCAAAAATCAGGGTAACCAGAAAAGTGATGATGGCAAAACATGGGTGGGTGGACTGGCCTTACGGGTGGGTAAAGATGGTAAAGGTTTACAGGTGCTGGCACATAATTTCAGGAATGCCTATGAACTGGCTGTTGATTCTTATGGCAATATGTGGCAAAATGACAACGATGATCAGGTGGTGACCTGCCGGGTTACCTGGCTGATGGAAGGAGGAAACGCCGGATACTTCAGTGCCGATGGCACCCGTTTCTGGCAAGCTGACAAACGTCCGGGACAGGATATTTTTACGGCACACTGGCACCAGGAAGACCCAGGGGTAATTCCAGCCGGAGATAACAGTGGCGCTGGTTCTCCTACGGGAGTAGCCGTGTACGAAGGAGATGCCTTAGGAGCCCAATACCGGGGAATGCTGCTCAGCGCCGATGCCGGCCGTAATGTGATATTTGGCTATAAGCCGGAGGCGAAGGGAGCCGGGTATCAACTTAACCGGACTAATTTTATCACCTCACTCAAAGAATCTACTGAAAATTATGTGTGGAATGACAAAGTAACCGATATGCGCAAATGGTTCCGTCCCAGTGATGTAGCTGTTGGTGCGGATGGAGCTATTTATGTAGCCGACTGGTATGATGCGGTGGTGGGTGGCCACCAGATGCATGACAAAGAAGGATATGGCCGTATATTTAGAATTACGCCTAAGAACCAGGTTTTACAAACACCTAAGATAGACCTAAGCACTACTAAAGGACAAATAGATGCACTAAAGAATCCAGCCATTAACGTGCGCAATGCCGGGTTTGTAATGCTTCAGGCAAAAGGAGCGAAAGCAGTAAAACCTGTCAAAAAACTTCTTGAGTCCGAAAATCCATATTACCAGGCCAGAGCTGTATGGCTGCTGTCGAAATTGGGAGACAAAGGTGTAAAAGAAGTAGAAAAGTTATTAACGCATCCTACAGCAGACATCCGAATTACGGCTTTCCGGGCTTTGCGGCAAGCCCGACCTGAGCAAATGCTTAGCTATTCAAGTACGTTGGCAACAGATGTATCCGCAGCTGTTAGGAGGGAAGTGGCGGTTGCTTTGCGGGATGTTCCGCTTGAAAAAAAACAGGCTATTGTTGCAGAACTTGTGAAAGGCTACGATGGCGAAGACCGCTGGTATCTGGAAGCACTGGGCATTACCCTGCAAGATCAGGAGTCAGCTTATTATCCGGAACTACTAAAAAATGCAGATACTGATCCGGTAAAATGGGATAAGAAAACAACGAATCTGGTGTGGCGCTTACATCCAGTGGCTTCTGTGGATGCCTGGAAAAAAAGGGCTAACGCAACTGAATTAAGTCCTGAGCAGCGAAAGCAAGCGCTGGTTTCGCTTGGCTTTATCAAAGACAAAAGCTCGGCAGAAGTTATGGTCGAACTAACCAAAAGTGAACTGTCCGATGTTTCCGAACAGGCATACTGGTGGGTGAAATTCCGCAAATCCAACGACTGGCTTGATCTGGTAAACTGGGAGGAGACCTTGCCGGATGAACTGCTGGCTACCAGAGAAATGATGCAACTCCAGGCACAAGCCGTAGACCTATCCAAACCAAAAACGAGCCGGGAAGAGGCAGCCGCACAAATGGCTAAAGATAAAACCGGCGGACAAATGCTGATTAGCCTGGCGGCCGAGAAAAAGCTGCCGGATGATCTGAAAGAAATAATAAGCAACGCTATTTTTTCTAACCCCGACCAGACGGTACGGGTATTGGCTGGTGATTATTTTACAAAACCTGGGGCAGCTAAAACATTATCTATTAAACAGATCAGCAGCTTACAGCCGGATATAACAAAAGGTAAACTGCTATTTCAGAATAACTGCGCTTCCTGCCACAAACGCGGAAAAACCGGTGGGGAAATTGGTCCGGATCTGAGTCAGATTCACAAAAAATTCGACAAAACAGCCTTGCTGGATGCCATTATCAACCCCAGTGCCGGTCTTGCTTTTGGCTATGAACCCTGGCTGATTAAAACAAAGAAAGGTTCCTCCTTCTATGGCTTCCTGATCGCCGATGATGCAACAGTAGTGTTGAGGGATGTTTCCGGGCAGCAACATGTAATTAAAGCCGCTGATGTAGAAAGCCGCAAGCAATTCAGCACCAGCCTGATGCCTGATCCGCTTGCCATGGGGCTTACCGAAAAAGACCTGGCTGACCTTGCCCAATTCCTACTTAGTATGCCACAAGAATAGATCAAATAACAAAACAAAAGTCCGGCAATACATGTGTGTTACCGGACTTTTGTTTTGTAGACTAATGATTTTACCTGGCTATGATCAGTTTTTTAGATACCTGTTGGTTTCCTGCTTGTAAGACCACCGTATAGACACCTGGTGCCAACTTATTAGCAAATACTAGTTCTTTTGTAAAGAAACCATTATTATCCGCCTTATACACTGTTTTAGTAATTACCTGGCCTACGGCATTGTATAATGTTATCACTACTTCTGTTTCTGATATTACATTTTCCAATGCCAATCCGATTCTTTCGCCCTGCGATGGATTGGGATAGAGCTGCAAGGATATTATATTTTCTTCTGTATCTTCTGCGCTCATACGTGCATTAGGTACGACAAAAGGAGACAGCCGGGAAACAGGTATCAGATCAATCGTAGTAGCTGTAGGTAACTGCCAGCCTACGGCTAAGTTATCTCCACCACTGTTTTCTTTGTGCAGCGCCTCTATATAATAGCGTTTCCCTGCCTGTAAAGAGATAGATACTGATTTTTGAGTCGTGTATTTAGTCCATTGTCTGATACCTGCATAAGCACTGCCACCACTGATGTGGGCAATTCGCACTTTGTTTACAGGCTGGTCTGTAGTAGAAAGCCACAGTTCGCAATTATTATCCCCTGCAATGTAGAAAGTATAATTTCCTGTAAGTGGCACGCAGATGTATCCTCTGATTCGTTGCCCATAGTTGGTGCCAGCATTGGAAGGGGCTTCAAAAGAAGTAAGTTGACTCGTAGTGCTTGGAGCAGTGCTTACAGGAATACTGCTAACGGCCGAACCTGTGATATTATTCCATACTTCTCTGAGAATTGCGCCAGAAGCAGTACAGGTAACGGGAGGTTGTGTGGATAGCTTGGTTTTCAATACCCAGAAATCTGCTTTTCCCCGGCTTAGCTCTGTTTTATCGCCATCTAAAGCTGAAGTAGTATTGCCTGCCAGCAATACACTGCCATCCGGATTATATAAAGCAGTAGCCAGGTTATCTTCACCAAACCCACCAAAGGTTTTATCCCACTGTCTTTCTCCGGTAGCATTAACTTTAATTACCCAGTAATCAAAGCTGTAATCAGTTCTGTAATCCCAGGAAACATAATCATATATGGGGGAAAGTATACCACGGCTTCCTTCAGATTTATCTGTACTTTTATCAGATTGAGAACTTCCGCCGATTAAATAGCCTCCATCCGGCGTTTGTACCAAGTTACTCAAATAGCTAAATGTTTCTCCGGTATAATATCTTCCATCACCCACACTTTTGTAGGCTTTGTCCCACTGCAGAGTACCTGTACTGTTTACCTTTATTATCCAGTAGCAATAATTAAGGCCCGTATTATCAGTCCAACTACCCTTAGATTTAGAACTTCCTCCGAGCAAATATCCACCATCTGTGGTTGGAATAACTGTTTTCAGTAAGTCGCCTGCTTCTCCGCCAAAACGTTTGTCCCACAATTTAACTCCGGTACTGCTGATCTTAACTATCCAGTAATCCCCATAGCCTAAAAACTCATCTTCTTCATAAGCTCTGGCTTGAGAAACATCGCCACTTAGGGTAGAACGGGTAGTACCTCCCATCATATAATTGCCATCCTGGGTTTTAATTATACTGCTGAGTTCATCTGCCAGACTGCCGCCAAACCGCTTATCCCATTGTTTTACGCCACTTGCTGTCACTTTTACCACCCAAAAATCTGATCCTCCCCGGCTGCCCTCTGTTTTGTCTCCGCCAATACCCGATGAAGAATAGCCCCCAGCAGATAACCCCCATCCGAAGTTTGTATGACTGACCTGAGTTCATCCAAAGCACTCCCTCCAAAGGTTTTGTCCCATTCTTTTACGCCACTGCTGGAGATTTTTACAATCCAGTAATCACCGGCTCCTTTGTTGCCTTCACTTTTATCGCCGCCAACTATCGAAGAAGAGGTACCTCCTAATATAAAGCCGCCATCTGAGGTTTGTATAGCGGTATGCAGGCCATCGTAGCTGGTTCCTCCATAGCGTTTATCCCATTGCTTGATACCATTGGCAGCTAATTTTACGATCCAGAAATCTAAGCCGCCTCTGCTGGTTTCACTTCTGTCGGCATCCAGTCCGGAACGGGAACTACCGGCTAGCAGATAACCTCCATCGGAAGTGCGTAAGGCAGTTTGCATTGTTTCATCTTGTGTGCCTCCGAAACGCTTGTTCCACTCAGCCATAGCATTCACAGGAGAGGTAACATCAGACATGGTTTTTGTACTTACAGTTGAGGAATAAGGAGAGGCCGTTCTACCTACTAATGCTTTTACCCGGTAGTAATAGGTAGTATTAGGAAGCAGGTAATTATCTCCATACAAGGTAGTGCTTTCATAACAGGTTGTACTTAAAGTATCTTTCACCGAAAAAGGCCCAT from Rhodocytophaga rosea carries:
- a CDS encoding T9SS type A sorting domain-containing protein, producing the protein MVKVTASGVKQWDKRFGGSLADELSSIIKTQDGNYMMGGTTRSTLSGDVSQARAYEEDEFLGYGDYWIVKISSTGVKLWDKRFGGEAGDLLKTVIPTTDGGYLLGGSSKSKGSWTDNTGLNYCYWIIKVNSTGTLQWDKAYKSVGDGRYYTGETFSYLSNLVQTPDGGYLIGGSSQSDKSTDKSEGSRGILSPIYDYVSWDYRTDYSFDYWVIKVNATGERQWDKTFGGFGEDNLATALYNPDGSVLLAGNTTSALDGDKTELSRGKADFWVLKTKLSTQPPVTCTASGAILREVWNNITGSAVSSIPVSTAPSTTSQLTSFEAPSNAGTNYGQRIRGYICVPLTGNYTFYIAGDNNCELWLSTTDQPVNKVRIAHISGGSAYAGIRQWTKYTTQKSVSISLQAGKRYYIEALHKENSGGDNLAVGWQLPTATTIDLIPVSRLSPFVVPNARMSAEDTEENIISLQLYPNPSQGERIGLALENVISETEVVITLYNAVGQVITKTVYKADNNGFFTKELVFANKLAPGVYTVVLQAGNQQVSKKLIIAR
- a CDS encoding PVC-type heme-binding CxxCH protein; amino-acid sequence: MRYLFLVSLLTLPFVPANFSRKTDLIWSFSAPVPPDSLELILPDDLQATLWAESPLFYNPTNMDVDSKGRIWVTEAVNYRDFNNKPAEHLSHPQGDRVMILEDTDGDGKADKSKMFVQDKDLVAPLGIAVIGNQVIVSCAPSLIIYTDTNGDDTPDKKEVFLTGFGGFDHDHSLHSVIAGPDGNWYFNTGNAGPHLVTDKAGWNLRSGSIYTGGTPYNTKNQGNQKSDDGKTWVGGLALRVGKDGKGLQVLAHNFRNAYELAVDSYGNMWQNDNDDQVVTCRVTWLMEGGNAGYFSADGTRFWQADKRPGQDIFTAHWHQEDPGVIPAGDNSGAGSPTGVAVYEGDALGAQYRGMLLSADAGRNVIFGYKPEAKGAGYQLNRTNFITSLKESTENYVWNDKVTDMRKWFRPSDVAVGADGAIYVADWYDAVVGGHQMHDKEGYGRIFRITPKNQVLQTPKIDLSTTKGQIDALKNPAINVRNAGFVMLQAKGAKAVKPVKKLLESENPYYQARAVWLLSKLGDKGVKEVEKLLTHPTADIRITAFRALRQARPEQMLSYSSTLATDVSAAVRREVAVALRDVPLEKKQAIVAELVKGYDGEDRWYLEALGITLQDQESAYYPELLKNADTDPVKWDKKTTNLVWRLHPVASVDAWKKRANATELSPEQRKQALVSLGFIKDKSSAEVMVELTKSELSDVSEQAYWWVKFRKSNDWLDLVNWEETLPDELLATREMMQLQAQAVDLSKPKTSREEAAAQMAKDKTGGQMLISLAAEKKLPDDLKEIISNAIFSNPDQTVRVLAGDYFTKPGAAKTLSIKQISSLQPDITKGKLLFQNNCASCHKRGKTGGEIGPDLSQIHKKFDKTALLDAIINPSAGLAFGYEPWLIKTKKGSSFYGFLIADDATVVLRDVSGQQHVIKAADVESRKQFSTSLMPDPLAMGLTEKDLADLAQFLLSMPQE